The segment CACCACCAAAGTCAACGTGACCTGGTGTATCGATAAGGTTGATAAGATACTCCTCGCCCTCGTAGTCGTGAACCATTGAAACGTTCGCGGAGTCGATTGTAATACCTCTTTCCTGTTCCTCTTCATCAGAGTCCATGAAAAGCTGGCGACCTGCAAGATCCTTGGAGATCATACCAGCGCCACCAAGAAGGTTATCTGAAAGTGTGGTTTTTCCGTGATCGATGTGAGCGACGATACCGATGTTCCTGATCATTACCGGGTTACTCATCAGCGTTGTTACACGCTCAACCATTTTTTTCCTTCGTCCCATAATAATACCTACAATTGAATTTTATAAAAAAATAAAGAACAACACGATTAACGTGCTGCCTTTGCGACCCTTTCCTTTCCGTCCTTCCTGTTGATGGAGAAGCACTTTGCATCACGGTTTGAAGCTGCAATGAGCTCAGATGCAAGGCATTCGGAAGCAGAGCGCTTTGATTTGAATGATGCCTGGTTTGCACCCATTGTGATGTATCTCAGTGCGTTGTCAACACGCCTCTGTGGAGCAGTATCTACTGCTTTTGGTACGGAGATACCACCGTATTTGAGCCTGACGACCTCTTCCCTTGGACCTGCATTAGCAATAGCCTCTACAAGTACCTGAACAGGGTTCTTCTGGGTCTTCTTGTTGATTATATCAAAAGCATCGTTTACAATACGAAGAGCAAGCTGCTTCTTACCGGTGTTCTGCTCATTGCGCATAACGTTGTTGACGAGACGCTCAACAATGCAAAGATCGGATTTGTTGAACTGCTGCCTTGCGTGCTTACCTGATGTGTGTGGAATGACAACAGGGTCAAGATTTACATATCTCTGGATACCAGCATCAGCAACCTCTACCTCTGTAAGGTCCCATTTTCCGAATAACTTGTACATGGAATTATCTCCTTGGCTTTTCCTTTCTTCCAATGACCATTTCCCTAAGGCTGACATTGTTAACTGCAGTGACCTTGAAGCGC is part of the Methanococcoides methylutens MM1 genome and harbors:
- a CDS encoding 30S ribosomal protein S7, translated to MYKLFGKWDLTEVEVADAGIQRYVNLDPVVIPHTSGKHARQQFNKSDLCIVERLVNNVMRNEQNTGKKQLALRIVNDAFDIINKKTQKNPVQVLVEAIANAGPREEVVRLKYGGISVPKAVDTAPQRRVDNALRYITMGANQASFKSKRSASECLASELIAASNRDAKCFSINRKDGKERVAKAAR